Proteins co-encoded in one Hymenobacter swuensis DY53 genomic window:
- a CDS encoding nucleoside deaminase has translation MDEFMQAAIDEARQGRQEGGIPIGSVLVRDGQIVARGRNKRVQEDNPIKHGEMDCLFNAGRQRSYRDTVLYTTLMPCYMCAGTIVQFKIPKVMVGESRTFGESRAFLESHGVEVVDLNLDECVQMMQDFIADEPTLWNEDIMEL, from the coding sequence ATGGACGAATTCATGCAGGCCGCCATCGACGAAGCGCGGCAAGGACGCCAGGAAGGCGGTATTCCGATTGGTTCAGTACTCGTGCGCGACGGCCAGATTGTGGCCCGGGGCCGCAACAAGCGCGTGCAGGAGGATAACCCAATCAAGCACGGCGAAATGGACTGCCTCTTCAACGCCGGCCGCCAGCGCAGCTACCGCGACACAGTACTCTACACCACCCTGATGCCCTGCTACATGTGCGCTGGCACCATCGTGCAGTTCAAAATCCCGAAGGTGATGGTGGGCGAATCGCGCACGTTTGGCGAGTCGCGGGCGTTCCTGGAAAGCCACGGCGTGGAAGTGGTGGACCTGAACCTGGACGAGTGTGTGCAGATGATGCAGGACTTCATTGCCGACGAGCCCACGCTCTGGAACGAGGATATTATGGAGCTGTAA
- a CDS encoding helix-turn-helix transcriptional regulator produces the protein MNRFDRITAILIQLQARRVVTGPALAERFGVSLRTIYRDLRTLELAGVPLLGEPGVGYSLVEGYRLPPVMFTQEEATALLTAEKLAAHLTDGPTAQLSGAAMDKVRAVLRRPDRDHLETLAPRIQVYGPPTQAGYSSTYQQLVTAVAMQRVVHLHYQAADSTTPTTRDVEPVSLYRGRVWHMVGYCRLRQTFRDFRFDRIEQLEVREEVFAARPETLQQHWAAEAKQRPREKVVLRFQPTAVPPASARHLLDTKYQYGWTHEHHQPDGSLEMTFLLGDLRYLAAWLLPYAGAITVVEPPALREHLRELAQRAQDFFGAAQTC, from the coding sequence ATGAACAGGTTTGACCGCATTACAGCAATTCTCATCCAACTTCAGGCCCGGCGGGTGGTAACGGGCCCCGCCCTGGCCGAACGGTTTGGCGTGAGTCTGCGCACCATCTACCGCGACCTGCGTACCCTGGAGCTGGCCGGGGTGCCGCTTCTCGGCGAGCCGGGGGTGGGCTACTCTCTGGTGGAGGGCTACCGGCTACCGCCCGTCATGTTTACCCAGGAGGAGGCCACGGCGCTGCTCACGGCCGAAAAGCTGGCGGCCCACCTCACCGATGGCCCCACGGCGCAACTCAGCGGCGCGGCAATGGATAAAGTGCGGGCGGTGCTGCGCCGCCCCGACCGGGACCACCTCGAAACGCTGGCCCCGCGTATTCAGGTGTATGGCCCTCCTACCCAGGCCGGCTACTCCTCTACCTATCAGCAGTTGGTGACAGCCGTGGCCATGCAGCGCGTAGTGCACCTGCACTACCAGGCCGCCGACAGCACCACGCCCACCACCCGCGACGTGGAGCCCGTCAGCCTGTATCGGGGGCGGGTCTGGCACATGGTGGGGTATTGCCGGCTGCGGCAGACGTTCCGTGATTTTCGCTTCGACCGGATCGAACAGCTGGAGGTACGGGAGGAAGTATTTGCCGCCCGCCCCGAAACCTTGCAGCAGCATTGGGCCGCCGAGGCCAAACAACGTCCCAGAGAGAAGGTAGTGCTGCGCTTTCAGCCAACGGCGGTACCGCCCGCCTCGGCTCGGCACCTGCTGGATACTAAGTACCAGTACGGCTGGACGCACGAGCACCACCAACCGGACGGGAGTCTGGAAATGACGTTCTTACTTGGTGACCTACGCTATCTGGCGGCCTGGTTGCTACCATATGCCGGGGCCATCACTGTAGTGGAGCCACCTGCGTTGCGGGAACACCTGCGGGAACTGGCCCAGCGGGCGCAGGATTTTTTTGGGGCCGCCCAAACATGCTGA
- the rnhA gene encoding ribonuclease HI, which produces MIYLFTDGSSRGNPGPGGYGAILRFGQHEKELTQGFRLTTNNRMELLAVIVGLEAINRPELPITVVTDSKYVVDSVEKKWVFNWLNKPDFGKKANEDLWRRFVKVYKQRTVQFRWVRGHNGHPENERCDQLAVHSATRGPLLTDEGYELIERQRA; this is translated from the coding sequence TTGATTTACTTATTCACCGATGGCTCCTCGCGGGGCAACCCGGGGCCGGGGGGCTACGGGGCCATTCTGCGCTTCGGCCAGCACGAAAAGGAGCTGACCCAGGGTTTCCGCCTCACTACCAACAACCGCATGGAGCTGCTGGCCGTGATTGTGGGCTTGGAGGCCATCAACCGCCCGGAGTTGCCCATTACCGTCGTGACTGACTCGAAGTATGTGGTGGACTCGGTGGAGAAGAAGTGGGTGTTTAACTGGTTGAACAAGCCCGATTTCGGCAAAAAAGCCAACGAGGACCTCTGGCGGCGCTTCGTGAAGGTATACAAGCAGCGCACAGTGCAGTTCCGCTGGGTGCGCGGCCACAACGGCCACCCCGAAAACGAGCGGTGCGACCAGCTCGCCGTACACAGCGCCACCCGCGGCCCGCTGCTGACGGATGAGGGCTACGAGCTGATTGAGCGGCAGCGGGCGTAG
- a CDS encoding ATP-binding cassette domain-containing protein, with translation MLEILNLRKGFAGTPVLHDVSLTLQPGTLHGLVGANGAGKTTLLHCLYGVYPPEAGTVREGSGRPVRELTGLLPYEPYFYPRITGREYVEFCLQARHRPVPDLRRWNEVLELPLDRYAEDYSAGMKKKLALLALLVQNFRYLVLDEPFNGLDLSTNLLLMAVLRRLREQGVGILLTSHLLGSLTELCDDITVLAEGRVLRRYATFEFSQLAGNMLDALHQQKLTTLAELLP, from the coding sequence ATGCTTGAAATTCTCAATCTGCGCAAAGGATTTGCCGGCACGCCGGTGCTGCACGACGTGAGTTTGACGTTACAACCCGGTACGCTGCATGGGCTGGTGGGGGCCAACGGGGCGGGTAAAACCACGCTGCTGCATTGCCTCTACGGGGTGTATCCGCCCGAGGCGGGCACCGTTCGGGAAGGCTCCGGCCGGCCCGTCCGGGAGCTGACCGGGCTGCTGCCTTACGAACCGTATTTCTATCCGCGCATCACGGGTCGGGAGTATGTGGAGTTCTGTCTGCAGGCCCGCCACCGCCCCGTACCCGACCTGCGCCGCTGGAACGAGGTACTGGAGTTGCCGCTGGACCGCTACGCCGAAGACTACTCCGCCGGCATGAAAAAGAAGCTGGCTCTGTTGGCGCTGCTGGTACAGAATTTCCGCTACCTCGTGCTGGATGAACCCTTCAACGGCCTCGACCTGAGCACTAACCTGTTGCTGATGGCTGTGTTGCGCCGACTGCGGGAACAGGGCGTGGGTATTCTGCTCACCTCTCACCTGCTGGGCTCCCTCACGGAGCTGTGCGACGACATTACGGTGCTGGCCGAAGGCCGGGTGCTGCGCCGGTACGCGACCTTCGAGTTCAGCCAGCTGGCGGGCAACATGCTCGACGCGCTGCACCAGCAGAAACTCACCACATTGGCCGAGCTGCTACCCTGA
- the cdd gene encoding cytidine deaminase — protein MAHPLHLTITVEVVASEAELTPAEATTWQAARAATDYAYAPYSHFHVGTALLLDDGSVFRGTNQENAAYPSGLCAERTALFGLAATQPERRIMGMAVAARPANGDFVPVTSCGACRQVMVEYEHRQKQAIPLLLPGPDGSIYRFRSLSDLLPFGFTADDLPATQ, from the coding sequence ATGGCTCATCCCCTTCACCTGACCATCACCGTAGAGGTGGTGGCTTCCGAAGCTGAACTTACTCCCGCCGAAGCTACCACCTGGCAGGCTGCCCGCGCGGCTACCGACTACGCGTACGCGCCCTACTCCCACTTTCATGTGGGCACTGCCCTGCTACTCGATGACGGTTCGGTTTTTCGGGGCACCAATCAGGAAAATGCCGCCTACCCTTCGGGCCTGTGCGCCGAGCGGACTGCTCTGTTCGGGCTGGCGGCCACGCAGCCGGAGCGGCGCATCATGGGCATGGCTGTGGCCGCCCGCCCCGCCAACGGCGACTTTGTACCGGTGACCTCCTGTGGGGCCTGCCGCCAGGTGATGGTTGAGTACGAGCACCGCCAGAAGCAGGCCATTCCGCTGCTCCTGCCCGGCCCCGATGGCAGTATTTACCGCTTCCGCTCCCTCTCCGATCTGCTCCCCTTCGGCTTCACCGCCGATGATTTGCCAGCGACGCAATAG
- the porT gene encoding type IX secretion/gliding motility protein PorT/SprT, whose amino-acid sequence MRLTLVAAALVVLPLGAQAQKKSLSGASKGKNGRVKSVTVNNLPGYDDRWLHLGMYVAPNFSRYKLEHASGYPSQGVSANSVVSPGGSVGFLADLRIGEYGALNFAPGVSFLTRRIEFKPYGYSQNLQQYPNDPEEIADQEIGTTQVDFPLLFKLKSERRRNSRVYIIGGVKPSFTIGGRKKDGELTLLEAGRSDFAIEYGVGMDLFYPFFKFSPELRFSHGLTNLYVPGNTDVYSRSLQSMKSNTVTLYLNIWSGR is encoded by the coding sequence ATGCGGCTAACCCTGGTGGCAGCGGCTCTGGTGGTGCTGCCGCTGGGGGCGCAGGCCCAGAAAAAAAGCCTGAGTGGCGCGAGCAAAGGCAAAAATGGCCGGGTGAAGTCGGTGACGGTGAACAACCTGCCGGGCTACGATGACCGGTGGCTGCACCTAGGCATGTACGTGGCCCCCAACTTCTCGCGCTACAAGCTTGAACATGCCTCCGGTTACCCCAGCCAGGGAGTTTCGGCCAACTCGGTAGTCAGCCCTGGCGGTTCGGTGGGTTTTCTGGCCGATCTGCGCATCGGGGAGTACGGCGCGCTCAATTTCGCGCCCGGCGTAAGCTTCCTCACGCGGCGCATCGAGTTCAAGCCCTATGGCTACTCCCAGAATCTGCAGCAGTACCCCAACGACCCGGAGGAAATTGCGGATCAGGAAATAGGGACGACCCAGGTAGATTTTCCGCTGCTGTTCAAGCTGAAATCGGAGCGGCGACGCAACTCCCGGGTATACATTATCGGGGGAGTAAAGCCGAGCTTCACAATTGGTGGCCGCAAAAAGGATGGGGAGCTTACGCTGTTGGAAGCCGGCCGCTCAGATTTCGCCATTGAATATGGCGTGGGCATGGATCTGTTTTACCCGTTTTTCAAATTCTCGCCAGAACTGCGCTTCTCCCATGGCCTTACCAACCTGTACGTGCCTGGCAATACCGACGTGTACAGCCGCAGCCTGCAGAGCATGAAAAGCAATACCGTTACCCTGTACCTCAATATCTGGTCGGGCCGCTAA
- a CDS encoding tRNA1(Val) (adenine(37)-N6)-methyltransferase, which produces MPNDYFQFKQFRVEQGDCAMKVSTDACVLGAATDVTGFTRLLDIGTGTGLLALMAAQRNPTVLVEAVELDQAAATQARANFAASPWADRLTLHAMPLAQLAAICPVTFDGILCNPPFFRNSLRSPDARRTTARHTAEDSLTFAELAGFSAAFLTPIGQLTVLLPPLEMQQFEREAAQAGLFPLTRLVLHHRPGSKPLRHITAFSRRPGTVVIRPLLLHEAGSEEYSAAFRELLGPFYLAL; this is translated from the coding sequence ATGCCCAACGACTACTTCCAGTTCAAACAGTTCCGCGTGGAGCAGGGCGACTGCGCCATGAAGGTAAGCACCGATGCCTGCGTGCTGGGGGCCGCTACCGACGTAACCGGCTTCACCCGCCTGCTGGACATCGGCACCGGCACCGGCCTGCTGGCCCTCATGGCCGCCCAGCGCAACCCCACGGTGCTGGTTGAGGCCGTGGAGTTGGACCAGGCCGCCGCCACCCAGGCCCGGGCCAACTTTGCCGCCAGCCCCTGGGCCGACCGGCTCACGCTGCACGCCATGCCGCTGGCACAGCTGGCCGCCATCTGCCCGGTGACCTTCGACGGCATCCTGTGCAATCCGCCCTTCTTCCGCAACTCCCTCCGCTCCCCCGACGCCCGGCGCACTACCGCCCGCCACACCGCCGAAGACTCCCTGACTTTTGCGGAGCTAGCCGGGTTTTCGGCGGCATTTCTCACCCCCATCGGGCAGCTCACGGTGCTACTCCCGCCCCTGGAAATGCAGCAGTTTGAGCGGGAAGCAGCCCAGGCCGGCCTGTTCCCGCTGACCCGGCTGGTGCTGCACCACCGCCCGGGCAGCAAGCCGCTGCGCCACATCACCGCCTTCAGCCGCCGGCCGGGCACCGTGGTAATTCGGCCGCTCCTACTGCACGAAGCCGGCTCCGAGGAGTATTCGGCGGCGTTCCGGGAGCTTTTGGGGCCGTTTTATCTGGCCTTATAG
- a CDS encoding mechanosensitive ion channel family protein, with translation MIQDLHRVISTYWQHFLFVLPKLLVALVLLVAAVFIANRVSALLGGRLRSRSADPLLADFLANISKWVMVLLGLLIALNILGFSGIVGSLVGAAGVSAFIVGFAFKDIAENFLAGVILAFNRPFHINDTVEIKGLVGHVEALNLRITLIRTFDGKHIFLPNSMVLKEPLINYTRDGNLRQEFLISVDLGPDTTPDVATDIILQYLRTVPEVQQSPRAPYVNLEKASATTADLRVYFWADSEDYRRGVLQLKSRLMQQVKQELVGAGLGVPSLAG, from the coding sequence ATGATTCAGGATCTGCACCGCGTCATTTCTACCTACTGGCAACACTTCCTGTTTGTGTTGCCTAAGTTGCTGGTGGCGCTGGTACTGTTGGTAGCCGCCGTATTCATTGCCAACCGCGTCAGCGCGCTGCTGGGCGGGCGGCTGCGCAGCCGCTCCGCCGACCCGCTGCTGGCCGATTTTCTGGCGAACATCAGCAAGTGGGTGATGGTGCTACTGGGGTTGCTCATTGCGCTTAATATTCTGGGCTTTTCGGGCATTGTGGGGAGCCTGGTGGGGGCAGCAGGCGTGTCGGCGTTTATCGTAGGCTTTGCCTTCAAGGATATTGCCGAGAACTTTCTGGCCGGCGTGATTCTGGCCTTCAATCGTCCGTTCCACATCAACGACACGGTAGAAATAAAAGGCCTCGTGGGCCACGTAGAAGCCCTAAATCTGCGTATTACCCTCATCCGCACCTTCGATGGCAAGCATATTTTCCTGCCCAACTCCATGGTACTCAAGGAGCCCCTCATCAACTACACCCGCGACGGCAACCTGCGCCAGGAATTTCTCATCAGCGTCGACCTCGGCCCCGACACCACCCCCGACGTGGCCACCGACATCATTCTACAGTACCTGCGCACGGTGCCGGAGGTGCAACAGTCGCCGCGCGCGCCTTACGTGAACCTAGAGAAAGCCAGCGCCACTACCGCCGACCTGCGCGTGTACTTCTGGGCCGATTCCGAGGATTACCGCCGGGGCGTACTCCAGCTCAAAAGTCGCCTGATGCAGCAGGTCAAGCAGGAACTCGTCGGGGCCGGCCTGGGCGTTCCTTCGCTGGCCGGGTGA
- a CDS encoding saccharopine dehydrogenase C-terminal domain-containing protein has protein sequence MTRILLLGAGRSASSLIQYLLRHAATESWYLTVADVQSAHLVPVLAAHTEYARAVPFDVHDEARLEELVPQADIVISMLPALFHAPVARACVRHRRHLVTASYVSEEIRALHAEAEAAGVTVLMECGLDPGLDHMSAMRVLADIRRRGGQLTSFKSYCGGLLAPESEGDNPWKYKFTWNPRNVVLAGQSTAKFLEAGRLRFIPYQQLFARTELLTVPGFGKFEGYANRDSLSYLAPYGLGAIPTMLRGTLRRPGYCAAWHALVRLGLTDDTVHLANPATLTWREILEAYLPATITAADTFSRVAAYLQLDPQGPEMQRLAWLELFSDRPVGLPDATPAQLLEKLLTEKWALQPHDKDMIVMQHQFEYELNGQLYAQTSSLVVLGDDAVHTAMAKTVGLPVGMAVRQLAQGQLTRRGVVIPTLPEVYEPILAELEQEYGIRFVEEEHALPTGEAAEIGE, from the coding sequence ATGACCCGTATCCTGCTTCTGGGAGCCGGCCGCTCGGCTTCCTCGCTTATCCAATACCTGCTGCGCCACGCTGCTACCGAAAGCTGGTACCTGACCGTGGCCGACGTGCAGTCCGCCCACCTGGTGCCTGTATTGGCCGCGCACACCGAGTATGCCCGCGCCGTGCCCTTCGACGTGCATGATGAAGCGCGGCTGGAAGAACTGGTGCCGCAGGCTGATATTGTGATTTCCATGCTGCCGGCGCTGTTTCATGCTCCCGTGGCCCGGGCCTGCGTGCGGCACCGCCGACACCTAGTAACGGCGAGCTACGTGAGTGAAGAAATACGGGCGCTGCACGCCGAGGCGGAAGCGGCCGGCGTCACGGTGCTGATGGAATGCGGCCTCGACCCCGGCCTCGACCATATGTCGGCCATGCGCGTGCTGGCCGATATTCGGCGGCGCGGGGGCCAGTTGACGTCGTTTAAATCGTACTGTGGCGGGCTTCTGGCCCCGGAATCGGAAGGGGATAATCCGTGGAAGTATAAGTTTACCTGGAACCCGCGTAATGTGGTGCTGGCGGGCCAGAGTACGGCGAAGTTCTTGGAGGCCGGCCGTTTGCGCTTCATCCCGTATCAGCAGTTGTTTGCCCGCACTGAACTTCTCACGGTGCCCGGTTTCGGCAAGTTTGAGGGCTACGCCAACCGCGACTCGCTGAGCTACCTCGCCCCCTACGGGCTGGGAGCTATTCCCACGATGCTGCGCGGCACCCTACGGCGGCCCGGCTATTGCGCCGCTTGGCATGCGCTGGTGCGCCTGGGCCTCACCGACGACACTGTGCACTTGGCCAACCCCGCTACTTTGACGTGGCGGGAGATACTGGAAGCCTACCTGCCCGCTACCATTACTGCTGCCGACACGTTCAGCCGCGTAGCTGCCTACCTCCAACTCGACCCGCAAGGCCCGGAAATGCAGCGGCTGGCCTGGCTGGAGCTGTTTTCTGACCGCCCCGTAGGCTTGCCCGATGCCACGCCGGCCCAGCTCTTGGAAAAGCTGCTCACCGAAAAGTGGGCTTTGCAACCCCACGACAAGGACATGATTGTCATGCAGCACCAGTTCGAATACGAGTTGAACGGCCAGTTGTATGCGCAGACTTCTTCGCTGGTGGTGCTGGGCGACGACGCGGTACACACGGCCATGGCCAAAACCGTGGGGCTGCCAGTAGGCATGGCCGTGCGCCAGCTGGCCCAAGGCCAGCTAACTCGTCGGGGCGTCGTCATTCCCACGCTGCCGGAGGTGTACGAGCCCATTCTGGCGGAACTGGAGCAGGAGTACGGCATCCGGTTCGTGGAGGAAGAACATGCGCTGCCGACAGGAGAGGCCGCTGAAATCGGAGAATAA
- a CDS encoding SDR family NAD(P)-dependent oxidoreductase — protein sequence MIKTAFITGASSGIGRATAVALGKAGFQLVLAGRRRERLEELARELAEVPTQLLTFDVRDRAAVEAAVQSLPVAFQDVDVLINNAGNAHGLAPIQSGNPQDWDDMLDGNVKGLLYVSRAVLPAMTRRNAGHIINIGSIAGYEAYANGNVYCASKAAVASLTKCMRLDLLPHHIRVAEVNPGAVETEFSAVRFKGDTERAAKVYDGFEPLRAEDIADVIQFMVTRPPHVNIAEVLILPTAQGAATTIRRE from the coding sequence ATGATCAAAACTGCGTTTATCACCGGGGCTTCCTCGGGAATTGGCCGGGCGACGGCCGTGGCCCTGGGTAAAGCCGGCTTTCAGCTGGTGCTTGCTGGCCGCCGCCGGGAGCGGCTGGAAGAGCTGGCCCGGGAGCTGGCGGAGGTGCCCACACAGTTACTCACCTTCGATGTACGCGACCGGGCCGCCGTGGAAGCGGCCGTGCAAAGCCTGCCCGTTGCGTTTCAGGACGTGGATGTGCTCATCAACAACGCCGGTAACGCCCACGGACTGGCTCCCATCCAGAGCGGCAACCCGCAGGACTGGGACGATATGCTGGATGGCAACGTGAAGGGCCTGCTGTATGTGAGCCGGGCCGTGCTGCCCGCCATGACGCGCCGCAACGCCGGCCATATCATCAACATCGGCTCCATTGCCGGGTATGAGGCATATGCCAACGGTAACGTGTACTGCGCCTCCAAAGCCGCCGTGGCTTCCCTCACCAAATGCATGCGGCTGGATCTGCTGCCCCACCACATTCGGGTGGCAGAGGTGAACCCCGGGGCCGTGGAAACGGAGTTTTCGGCAGTTCGCTTCAAAGGCGACACGGAGCGGGCGGCCAAGGTGTACGACGGGTTTGAGCCGCTGCGGGCCGAGGACATTGCCGATGTCATCCAGTTCATGGTAACGCGCCCGCCGCACGTTAACATTGCCGAAGTCCTGATTCTGCCCACTGCCCAGGGAGCCGCTACCACTATCCGGCGGGAGTAA
- a CDS encoding alpha/beta hydrolase, which produces MLAQEQHFPVTRTARYYQLGELSAATRRVWFVAHGYGQLAVYFIRHFAHLTATDPALVIVAPEGLSRFYLQGTGGRVGATWMTREDRLTEIDDYVAYLNQLAERLLAQAAPEAAVTVLGFSQGAATVSRWLAQAPFRPAHLILWAGAFPPDMALPTATDLLYNLPVTLVCGTEDEFITAEALSQQQEFLRRVGVEAAVLRFTGTHTLHGPTLSQLTEQAHQ; this is translated from the coding sequence ATGCTTGCGCAAGAACAGCATTTTCCGGTCACCCGCACGGCCCGCTACTACCAGCTGGGCGAGTTGTCGGCGGCTACGCGCCGGGTGTGGTTCGTGGCGCACGGCTACGGCCAGCTGGCAGTATATTTCATTCGGCACTTTGCCCACCTCACGGCCACCGACCCGGCGCTGGTCATCGTTGCGCCCGAAGGCTTGTCGAGATTCTACCTGCAGGGAACCGGCGGCCGGGTGGGGGCTACCTGGATGACGCGAGAAGACCGGCTGACGGAAATCGACGATTACGTAGCATACCTCAACCAGCTGGCCGAAAGGCTGCTGGCCCAGGCCGCGCCCGAAGCAGCTGTTACGGTACTGGGCTTTTCCCAGGGTGCCGCCACCGTCAGTCGCTGGCTGGCGCAGGCACCTTTCCGGCCGGCCCACCTCATCCTCTGGGCCGGCGCCTTTCCGCCCGATATGGCGTTGCCCACCGCCACCGATCTGCTGTATAACCTGCCCGTCACGCTGGTGTGCGGCACCGAGGACGAGTTTATCACCGCCGAAGCACTTAGTCAGCAACAGGAGTTTCTGCGTCGGGTAGGCGTAGAAGCTGCCGTGCTACGGTTTACTGGTACGCATACGCTGCACGGCCCTACGCTTAGCCAGCTGACGGAACAGGCGCATCAATAA
- a CDS encoding chloride channel protein, which translates to MPKNTIHRLLRPLLLWRARHLSDRVYLILVSMLVGVLAGLAAVVLKTLVHDSQKGLSSWVPMEYRVFTNSLYPIIGIALTVLFTRYFLGGNLGRGIGPIIYNIARQGSVVPRSKLYSQLVSSFLTVTFGGSAGLEAPISVTGSAVGSNVSRILRIGRRERRLLTGCGAAAGVAAIFNSPIAGVLFAVEVILSELSAAYFVPLLISSATATVVSKALYAGQPFVLITTSWPVDAVPLYLMLAVFTALLSVYMIRVYFWADTYFEQLPGTFRKVLLGGLALGGLVFLFPPLYGEGYNIVQLLLGGHAEQLVDGSLFDVFDDQSAWLVLLVAAGSMLLKVVATTITIGSGGNGGMFGSSLFAGALCGFVFARLINLSGLYPISEVHFIVLGMAGTLAGVVHAPLTGIFLIAEITGGYALFVPLMVVTSGSYLITRYFEPYSVYTRKLVQKGVYVNQDRDRGLLAQLDVRSLLQTDFLPVHPEDTLGELVTTFRHASRNLFPVVDAAGHLHGIISLDTVRDALFDDEHYNTTRVRDLMHEPPAIVRPDDTLLDTLRCMEQLGSWALPVLDLDDRYLGFLLKSTILANYRRQLIKESE; encoded by the coding sequence ATGCCTAAAAACACCATTCATCGGCTGCTTCGTCCGCTCCTGCTATGGCGGGCCCGTCACCTCAGCGACCGGGTGTACCTGATTCTGGTGAGCATGCTAGTGGGTGTGCTGGCCGGCCTAGCGGCCGTGGTGCTCAAAACGCTGGTGCACGACTCGCAGAAGGGCCTCAGCAGCTGGGTTCCGATGGAGTACCGGGTGTTTACCAACTCGCTGTACCCGATTATCGGCATTGCCCTCACAGTGCTGTTTACGCGGTATTTCCTCGGGGGCAACCTGGGCCGGGGCATCGGCCCGATTATCTATAACATTGCCCGCCAGGGCAGCGTGGTGCCGCGCAGTAAGCTGTACTCGCAGCTGGTTTCGTCGTTTCTGACGGTCACGTTTGGGGGTTCGGCGGGCTTGGAGGCCCCGATTTCTGTTACGGGCTCGGCCGTGGGCTCCAACGTGTCGCGCATTCTGCGCATCGGGCGGCGGGAGCGGCGGCTGCTCACGGGCTGCGGCGCGGCGGCGGGTGTGGCGGCCATCTTCAACTCGCCCATTGCGGGAGTGCTGTTCGCGGTGGAAGTAATTCTCTCGGAGTTGTCGGCGGCGTATTTCGTGCCGTTGCTGATTTCTTCGGCCACGGCCACGGTGGTTTCCAAGGCGCTGTACGCTGGGCAGCCGTTCGTGCTTATCACCACCAGCTGGCCCGTAGATGCCGTGCCGTTGTACCTGATGCTGGCTGTGTTTACGGCGTTGCTGTCGGTGTACATGATCCGGGTGTATTTCTGGGCCGACACGTACTTTGAGCAGCTGCCGGGCACGTTCCGCAAGGTGCTGCTGGGCGGGCTGGCCCTGGGCGGCCTAGTGTTCCTGTTTCCGCCGCTGTATGGCGAGGGCTACAACATTGTGCAGCTGCTGCTGGGTGGCCACGCCGAGCAGCTCGTGGACGGCTCGTTGTTCGATGTGTTCGACGACCAGAGCGCGTGGCTGGTGCTGCTGGTGGCGGCGGGTAGCATGCTGCTGAAAGTGGTGGCTACTACCATTACCATCGGCTCGGGCGGCAACGGGGGTATGTTCGGCTCGTCGTTGTTTGCGGGCGCGTTGTGCGGCTTCGTGTTTGCCCGGCTCATCAACCTGAGCGGCCTCTACCCCATTTCCGAAGTGCATTTTATTGTGCTGGGCATGGCCGGCACGCTGGCCGGCGTGGTGCACGCGCCCCTTACCGGCATCTTCCTGATTGCCGAAATAACCGGGGGCTACGCGCTATTTGTACCCTTGATGGTGGTCACCTCGGGCTCCTACCTGATTACGCGCTACTTCGAGCCCTACTCGGTATACACCCGCAAGCTGGTGCAGAAGGGCGTGTACGTGAACCAGGACCGGGACCGGGGCCTGCTGGCCCAGCTGGATGTGCGCAGCCTGCTCCAGACCGATTTTCTGCCCGTGCATCCCGAGGACACGCTGGGCGAGCTGGTGACCACCTTCCGGCACGCCTCGCGCAATTTGTTTCCGGTGGTGGATGCCGCCGGCCACCTGCACGGCATCATCAGCCTCGATACTGTGCGCGACGCCCTCTTCGACGACGAGCACTACAACACCACCCGCGTACGCGACCTGATGCACGAACCGCCCGCCATCGTCCGCCCCGACGATACGCTACTGGACACGCTGCGCTGCATGGAGCAGCTGGGCAGCTGGGCTTTGCCCGTCCTCGACCTTGATGACCGGTACTTGGGTTTCCTGCTCAAATCCACCATCCTGGCCAACTACCGCCGCCAATTGATCAAGGAGAGTGAGTGA